A region from the Parasphingopyxis sp. CP4 genome encodes:
- a CDS encoding asparaginase domain-containing protein: MIQIFTTGGTIDKVYFDALSEYQVGPTAVADILRENNVQCDHRVTQLMRKDSLELTDEDRAAIREAIHTSDATRILITHGTDTMVDTARTLGGIAGKTIVLTGALQPATLKHSDAEFNIGFALAAAQALPDGVYVAMNGQIFDPATARKDRKAGKFVDEVS, encoded by the coding sequence ATGATCCAGATATTCACCACCGGTGGCACGATCGACAAAGTCTATTTCGATGCGCTGTCGGAATATCAGGTCGGCCCGACTGCCGTGGCCGATATCCTGCGCGAAAATAACGTCCAGTGCGATCATCGGGTCACCCAGCTGATGCGCAAGGACAGCCTGGAGCTGACCGATGAAGATCGCGCGGCCATTCGCGAAGCCATACACACGAGCGATGCGACGCGAATCCTGATCACCCATGGCACAGACACAATGGTCGATACGGCCCGCACATTGGGCGGCATTGCTGGAAAAACCATCGTGCTGACCGGTGCGCTGCAGCCGGCGACACTCAAACATAGCGATGCTGAGTTCAATATCGGCTTCGCGCTGGCAGCCGCGCAGGCCCTGCCAGACGGCGTCTATGTCGCGATGAACGGCCAGATTTTCGACCCCGCAACTGCCCGTAAGGACCGCAAGGCGGGTAAATTTGTCGACGAGGTCAGCTGA
- the recJ gene encoding single-stranded-DNA-specific exonuclease RecJ, with protein MTPALDIAHSISGQPWHWRGGAIDGLSGDFQPDDLVTGLLLSRGCDRSEIEAYRTPTIRSFMPDPSIFRDMDQAAQRIVDAIETQEKVTIFGDYDVDGATSAALLIRLLRDLGLEAGYYIPDRLMEGYGPSGEALVKLAEQGSSLIVTVDCGAQAFEALQQARDAGVDVIVVDHHKCASDLPVAHSLVNPNRLDEDEGAAHGHLAAVGVAFLLAAAIVRQLRAKGYFENRPEPKLIELLDIVALGTVADVAALRGLNRAFVAQGLKVMAAQRNVGINALIKASRLDRAPIASDLGFRLGPRINAGGRVGKSDLGVRLLTTQNPEEADAIAAELEHFNEERRAIEAAVTEQAIELGKGQDNRSVALVSAKGWHPGVIGIVASRLKEKLHRPTIVIALDDEGIGKGSGRSVAGADLGSAILAAKDNGLLIAGGGHPMAAGLTIAEDKIDALAEFLDSRLANDVSESRGARALQLDAVVAPGGVTPAFVNALEEGGPYGMGWPAPRIATGPVRVIKADIVGTDHVRAIVAGEDGRSLKTIAFRAADTPLGQAILSAGNVRKLWVAGRAKIDDWGPRPAAELHLEDAAWVD; from the coding sequence ATGACACCCGCGCTCGACATCGCCCACTCCATTTCCGGCCAGCCCTGGCATTGGCGGGGCGGCGCGATTGACGGGCTGAGTGGCGATTTCCAGCCCGACGATCTTGTCACCGGCCTGCTCCTGTCGCGCGGTTGTGATCGCAGTGAGATTGAGGCCTATCGGACCCCGACCATTCGCAGCTTCATGCCTGATCCGTCCATTTTTCGCGATATGGATCAGGCCGCACAGCGCATTGTCGACGCGATCGAAACGCAGGAAAAGGTAACGATTTTCGGCGATTATGATGTCGACGGGGCGACGTCAGCTGCGCTGCTGATCCGGCTTCTCCGCGATCTCGGGCTCGAGGCCGGATACTATATCCCGGACCGGCTGATGGAGGGCTATGGCCCGTCCGGTGAGGCGCTGGTGAAACTCGCCGAACAAGGATCGTCGCTGATTGTCACCGTAGATTGCGGCGCGCAGGCTTTTGAAGCGCTGCAACAAGCCCGCGATGCGGGTGTCGACGTAATTGTCGTCGACCATCACAAATGCGCCTCCGACCTTCCCGTCGCCCACAGCCTCGTCAATCCGAACCGGTTGGACGAAGATGAAGGTGCCGCCCATGGTCATCTCGCCGCAGTAGGTGTCGCCTTCCTGCTCGCGGCCGCAATCGTCCGACAGTTGCGAGCAAAGGGGTATTTCGAAAACCGCCCCGAGCCCAAGCTGATCGAGCTGCTGGACATTGTTGCCCTTGGAACTGTCGCCGATGTCGCTGCTCTGCGGGGCCTGAACCGGGCCTTTGTTGCCCAGGGTCTCAAGGTGATGGCGGCGCAACGCAATGTCGGCATCAACGCCCTGATAAAAGCGTCTCGACTTGATCGCGCACCGATCGCCTCCGATCTCGGCTTTCGCCTTGGCCCGCGCATCAATGCCGGTGGCCGGGTCGGCAAATCAGATCTTGGTGTGCGCCTGCTAACGACCCAGAATCCGGAAGAAGCTGACGCGATTGCTGCCGAACTTGAACATTTCAACGAAGAACGACGCGCAATTGAAGCCGCGGTCACAGAACAGGCGATCGAGCTTGGCAAGGGGCAAGATAACCGGTCAGTTGCACTGGTGTCGGCCAAAGGCTGGCACCCCGGTGTAATCGGGATCGTCGCGAGCCGATTGAAGGAAAAGCTGCACCGTCCGACTATCGTTATTGCCCTGGACGATGAGGGCATCGGCAAGGGATCGGGTCGTTCGGTGGCGGGTGCCGACCTCGGCAGCGCTATTCTCGCCGCCAAGGATAACGGACTCCTGATCGCGGGCGGCGGCCATCCGATGGCGGCTGGGCTCACCATTGCCGAAGACAAGATCGACGCGCTGGCCGAGTTTCTCGATTCCCGGCTCGCTAATGATGTCAGTGAATCGCGCGGTGCGCGGGCCTTGCAGCTGGATGCAGTCGTCGCGCCCGGCGGCGTCACCCCGGCCTTTGTAAACGCGCTGGAGGAAGGCGGCCCCTATGGCATGGGTTGGCCCGCGCCCCGCATCGCCACGGGACCTGTGCGCGTCATCAAGGCTGATATCGTTGGCACCGACCATGTCCGCGCAATTGTGGCTGGCGAGGATGGTCGCAGCCTCAAGACAATTGCCTTCCGCGCCGCAGACACACCGCTCGGACAGGCCATTTTGAGCGCGGGTAATGTGCGCAAGCTCTGGGTTGCTGGTCGCGCAAAGATCGATGATTGGGGTCCGCGTCCCGCTGCCGAGCTCCACCTCGAAGATGCTGCCTGGGTTGATTAG
- a CDS encoding ABC transporter ATP-binding protein, with protein MQPIISITNLSKTYDGGVKALDSVSLDIEQGEIFALLGPNGAGKTTLISAVCGIVNPTSGTMFAGGHDVIRDYRKARRMIGLVPQEISTDTFETVWNTVSFSRGLFGKPRNKAFIEKLLKDLSLWDKRDAKIMELSGGMKRRVMIAKALSHEPEILFLDEPTAGVDVELRRNMWDLVRGLRERGVTIILTTHYIEEAEEMADRVGVIRGGEIIVVEEKAAIMQKLGKRQLRLTLTDVMDAVPEALAQWNLELADEGHQLIYNFDANDESTGIPSLLAKMSALGIGFADLDTSKSTLEDIFVGLVSEEAAV; from the coding sequence ATGCAGCCGATCATTTCAATCACAAATCTCAGCAAGACCTATGACGGCGGCGTAAAAGCCCTCGATTCAGTCAGTCTCGACATCGAGCAGGGTGAAATTTTCGCGCTGCTCGGTCCGAACGGTGCAGGCAAGACGACGCTAATCAGCGCCGTGTGCGGAATCGTCAATCCGACATCGGGCACCATGTTTGCCGGTGGCCATGATGTGATCCGGGACTATCGCAAGGCGCGCCGGATGATTGGCCTCGTACCCCAGGAAATCAGCACCGATACCTTCGAGACTGTCTGGAACACGGTGAGCTTTAGCCGCGGGCTGTTCGGCAAGCCGCGCAACAAGGCGTTTATCGAAAAGCTGCTCAAAGATCTCTCACTCTGGGACAAGCGCGACGCGAAGATCATGGAGCTGTCGGGCGGCATGAAGCGCCGGGTGATGATCGCCAAGGCACTAAGCCATGAGCCCGAAATCCTGTTTCTCGATGAGCCCACGGCGGGCGTCGATGTCGAGTTGCGGCGCAATATGTGGGATCTCGTGCGCGGGCTCCGGGAACGCGGTGTCACCATCATCCTCACGACCCATTATATTGAGGAAGCTGAAGAAATGGCCGACCGGGTCGGGGTGATTCGGGGTGGTGAAATCATTGTTGTCGAGGAAAAGGCCGCCATCATGCAGAAGCTTGGCAAGCGGCAGCTCCGCCTAACGCTTACCGATGTGATGGATGCAGTTCCTGAGGCACTTGCACAGTGGAACCTCGAGCTGGCCGATGAGGGCCATCAGCTGATCTACAATTTCGATGCGAATGACGAGAGCACCGGCATACCGTCCTTGCTCGCGAAGATGAGTGCGCTTGGCATCGGATTTGCCGATCTCGATACGTCCAAGAGTACGCTCGAAGATATCTTTGTCGGGCTAGTCAGCGAGGAGGCCGCGGTATGA
- the glpX gene encoding class II fructose-bisphosphatase, translating into MPKASEVLDRVLVLEMVRVTEAAAIAASKLIGRGNEKAADAAAVEAMRDAFNELDFDGTVVIGEGERDEAPMLYIGEKVGRAVEGGPQVDIALDPLEGTTITAKAGANALAVLAIAEKGCLLNAPDTYMDKIAIGPGYPDGTIDLTKSPTENVAAVAKAKGVQPDEIIACVLDRPRHEALIAELREIGCGVQLIPDGDVAGVIATTDEDTTIDIYMGQGGAPEGVLAAAALRCVGGQFQGRLVFRNDDEKARARKWGIPDEEFDRIYSLKELAKGDVIFAATGVTDGSMLDGVKRLRKGCMTTESVVMRASSGTVRWVKGEHYKS; encoded by the coding sequence ATGCCAAAAGCCAGCGAAGTGTTGGATCGCGTTCTCGTACTTGAAATGGTCCGCGTAACCGAAGCCGCAGCAATCGCCGCCTCAAAGCTAATCGGACGCGGTAATGAGAAAGCCGCCGATGCTGCCGCCGTCGAAGCGATGCGCGACGCGTTTAACGAACTCGACTTCGATGGCACGGTCGTGATCGGCGAAGGTGAGCGCGACGAAGCCCCGATGCTCTACATCGGCGAAAAGGTCGGCCGCGCGGTCGAAGGCGGCCCCCAGGTCGATATCGCGCTCGATCCGTTGGAAGGCACAACGATTACGGCGAAGGCCGGGGCCAATGCGCTTGCGGTGCTTGCGATTGCCGAGAAAGGCTGCCTGCTGAATGCACCGGACACCTACATGGACAAGATCGCGATCGGCCCGGGCTATCCCGACGGCACGATCGACCTCACCAAATCGCCGACCGAAAATGTCGCTGCCGTTGCAAAGGCCAAGGGCGTACAACCTGATGAGATTATCGCCTGTGTGCTGGATCGCCCGAGGCATGAGGCGCTGATCGCCGAGTTGCGTGAGATTGGCTGCGGTGTGCAGTTGATCCCGGATGGCGATGTCGCCGGGGTCATTGCAACCACCGACGAAGACACAACGATCGATATTTATATGGGCCAGGGCGGCGCGCCTGAAGGCGTACTCGCGGCCGCCGCATTGCGCTGCGTCGGGGGCCAGTTCCAGGGTCGGCTCGTCTTCCGCAACGACGATGAAAAAGCCCGCGCCCGCAAATGGGGCATCCCGGATGAAGAATTCGACCGGATCTATTCGCTCAAGGAACTCGCCAAGGGCGATGTGATCTTTGCGGCAACCGGTGTTACCGACGGATCGATGCTCGACGGCGTCAAACGCCTCCGCAAAGGTTGCATGACAACAGAAAGCGTCGTGATGCGCGCAAGCTCAGGAACCGTCCGCTGGGTCAAAGGCGAGCATTACAAGAGCTAG
- a CDS encoding AbgT family transporter — translation MSDGVTATEERRGILAWIERTGNRLPDPVFIFFYLIGILIVLSVIAGMTGWSAAHPTEIDEATGAARIISAESLLSANNIQRLWVDMPATFTHFHPLGYVLVVMLGAGVAERSGLFGTAMRAGVRNAPTALLTPIVALVAMIGNLAADAAYVVLIPLAGVIYAAAGRHPIAGIAAAFAGVSGGFSANLLPGQLDALLFGITQAAVDTVFTGWEANIAGNWYFIMVMTVLFLPVIWYVTDRVIEPRLGTYEPEGQAAIAAGGSAPLQDDGDPAMLGGGEPDPHAVQDADAEIAPDQKKGLRHAGLAALAVIGLWVFFTVGPGTPLIDETASAEAQMSPFYRSLVAAFFILFLACGWAYGRAAGTIGNHRDLVKMMSDSMADLAYYLVLAFAAAHFVAMFAWSNMGLILAVKGAAGLQALALPAPLLLALIVVFVGLLNLFVGSASAKWALVAPVLVPMLMLLGISPEMTTAAYRVGDSATNIITPLMVYFPLILIFCQRWVKDFGLGSLAATMLPYSIWMMVTGILLVFGWVALGVPLGPGAEVFTELPVAP, via the coding sequence ATGAGCGACGGTGTGACAGCGACGGAAGAGCGGCGCGGAATTCTGGCATGGATTGAGCGGACAGGTAATCGCCTCCCCGATCCGGTTTTCATCTTCTTCTACCTGATCGGCATATTGATCGTTCTGAGCGTCATCGCCGGCATGACCGGCTGGTCTGCTGCCCACCCAACCGAGATTGACGAAGCGACAGGTGCTGCGCGCATCATCTCGGCTGAAAGCCTGTTGTCTGCCAATAATATCCAGCGGCTCTGGGTCGATATGCCGGCGACGTTCACCCATTTCCATCCGCTCGGCTATGTGCTTGTCGTGATGCTCGGCGCCGGTGTCGCCGAACGATCCGGGCTTTTCGGCACTGCCATGCGCGCGGGTGTTCGCAATGCGCCGACCGCGCTGCTGACGCCGATTGTTGCGCTGGTGGCCATGATCGGCAACCTGGCAGCCGATGCGGCCTATGTCGTGCTGATCCCGCTTGCCGGTGTCATCTACGCAGCCGCCGGACGGCATCCGATTGCCGGTATCGCGGCGGCCTTTGCCGGTGTGTCCGGCGGTTTCTCCGCCAACCTCCTTCCCGGCCAGCTCGACGCGCTTTTGTTCGGCATTACCCAGGCTGCGGTCGACACGGTGTTCACCGGTTGGGAAGCCAATATCGCCGGCAATTGGTACTTCATCATGGTGATGACCGTGCTGTTCCTGCCGGTCATCTGGTACGTCACGGATCGCGTAATTGAACCGCGGCTCGGCACCTATGAGCCCGAAGGCCAGGCGGCGATCGCTGCCGGTGGCTCTGCGCCACTGCAAGATGATGGCGATCCGGCGATGCTGGGTGGCGGAGAACCCGATCCCCATGCCGTGCAGGATGCAGATGCCGAGATCGCACCCGACCAGAAGAAGGGCCTGCGCCATGCCGGGCTTGCTGCGCTTGCCGTGATTGGCTTGTGGGTGTTCTTCACGGTTGGGCCGGGAACGCCGCTGATTGACGAGACAGCATCTGCTGAAGCGCAGATGTCGCCCTTTTATCGGTCGCTCGTCGCGGCCTTTTTCATTCTCTTCCTCGCCTGTGGCTGGGCTTATGGCCGGGCTGCCGGAACCATCGGCAATCATCGCGATCTTGTGAAGATGATGTCGGATTCGATGGCCGATCTCGCCTATTATCTCGTCCTCGCATTTGCCGCGGCGCATTTCGTCGCGATGTTTGCCTGGTCGAATATGGGATTGATACTCGCGGTGAAGGGTGCCGCCGGCCTCCAGGCTCTTGCCCTGCCCGCGCCACTGCTGCTCGCGCTGATCGTGGTCTTTGTTGGCTTGCTGAACCTGTTTGTCGGTTCAGCCAGCGCCAAATGGGCACTGGTCGCTCCGGTGTTGGTGCCCATGCTCATGCTGCTCGGGATCAGCCCGGAAATGACAACCGCCGCCTATCGTGTCGGTGATAGCGCGACCAATATCATCACCCCGTTGATGGTCTATTTCCCGCTGATCCTGATCTTCTGCCAGCGCTGGGTGAAGGATTTCGGACTTGGAAGTCTCGCCGCAACCATGCTGCCCTATTCGATATGGATGATGGTCACCGGGATTTTGCTGGTCTTTGGCTGGGTCGCGCTGGGCGTTCCGCTTGGGCCGGGTGCTGAGGTGTTCACGGAACTGCCGGTCGCACCGTAA
- a CDS encoding flavodoxin family protein — protein sequence MARLLIVYHSMTGGTRQMTEAAADAARAAKGAEVIVKDAPDAQPEDLLAADGYLFAAPENLAAIAGVMKSFFDRCYYPLLGKIEGRPYAAMICAGSDGENARTQLERIATGWRLKKVADTPIICTHAQTTEAILAEKEIPEADLAQCREIGAALAAGLELGVF from the coding sequence TTGGCCCGGCTTTTGATTGTCTATCACAGCATGACCGGCGGCACCCGGCAGATGACCGAGGCCGCCGCTGATGCGGCCCGGGCAGCGAAGGGCGCTGAGGTGATCGTGAAAGACGCACCGGATGCCCAACCGGAGGATTTGCTCGCTGCTGATGGCTATCTATTTGCGGCGCCGGAAAACCTCGCCGCGATTGCGGGCGTGATGAAAAGTTTCTTCGATCGCTGCTATTATCCGCTACTCGGCAAGATTGAAGGTCGCCCCTATGCAGCGATGATCTGCGCGGGTTCGGATGGCGAGAATGCGCGCACCCAGCTTGAGCGCATTGCAACCGGCTGGCGGCTGAAAAAGGTCGCCGACACCCCGATCATCTGCACCCATGCGCAGACGACGGAAGCGATATTGGCGGAGAAGGAAATCCCTGAAGCCGATCTGGCTCAATGCCGCGAAATCGGCGCGGCCCTGGCGGCCGGACTGGAACTCGGCGTTTTCTAG
- a CDS encoding ABC transporter permease yields MNIRGVWALYSFEMQRTWRTLWQSIVTPVITTVLYFVVFGSAIGSRMEDIGGVDYGAFIVPGLMMLSLLTQSISNASFAIYFPKFTGTVYEMLSAPMSPIELVIGYVGAAATKSILLGLIILATANLFVDVRIEYPLVMIAFLFLTAITFSLFGFIIGIWADGFEQLSFIPMLIVTPLTFLGGAFYSINMLPEFWRGVSLFNPVVYLVSGFRWSFYGEGDVSIGVSLGITGAFLIVCLSIVIWIFRSGYRLKE; encoded by the coding sequence ATGAATATTCGCGGCGTATGGGCTCTTTACAGCTTCGAAATGCAGCGCACCTGGCGGACATTATGGCAGAGCATAGTCACGCCAGTGATCACGACCGTGCTCTATTTCGTTGTTTTCGGTAGCGCGATCGGATCGCGTATGGAGGATATTGGCGGCGTTGATTATGGCGCGTTCATCGTGCCGGGTCTGATGATGCTCTCACTGTTGACGCAGAGCATCTCCAACGCCTCCTTTGCGATCTACTTTCCGAAATTCACGGGCACGGTGTACGAGATGCTTTCCGCGCCCATGTCCCCGATTGAACTGGTGATCGGCTATGTCGGGGCCGCGGCGACCAAATCGATCTTGCTCGGCCTGATCATCCTGGCGACCGCTAATCTCTTCGTCGATGTGCGAATCGAATATCCGCTGGTGATGATCGCCTTCCTTTTCCTGACCGCAATCACCTTCAGCCTGTTCGGCTTTATTATCGGCATCTGGGCTGACGGGTTTGAACAACTCTCTTTCATTCCGATGCTGATCGTCACGCCGCTGACATTTCTGGGCGGCGCTTTTTACTCGATCAACATGCTGCCGGAATTCTGGCGCGGGGTCAGCCTGTTCAACCCGGTCGTCTATTTGGTCAGCGGTTTCCGCTGGAGCTTCTATGGCGAAGGCGATGTCAGCATCGGGGTCAGTCTTGGCATTACAGGCGCGTTCCTGATCGTTTGCCTGAGCATCGTGATCTGGATTTTCCGCAGCGGCTATCGCCTGAAGGAGTAG
- a CDS encoding L-serine ammonia-lyase produces MLSVLDLFRIGIGPSSSHTVGPMRIGRRFITSLKRQNRLHMTVKLTVELQGSLALTGAGHATPKAVILGLMGLKPETLDPESADALVERAHNEKRMALSEDVTIDFDPEADIVFAYDVIPDLHPNGMKLIAHDRDGNRLAERTYYSTGGGFIASRRQLERPAKDDIIRVGTEVPYAFSSAQQILDWCENEDLAIHELIYANEDARRPRAATDQALDRIAAVMMACVDRGLKHQGMLPGELQVKRRAPGLWAKLSATPQSNEQEQLFDWLNVYAMAVNEENAAGGQVVTAPTNGAAGIIPAVIRHYCRRDDMDPSAIRRFLLTAGGIGLLYKQRASISGAEMGCQGEVGVACSMAAAGLAAVWGGTPTQVASAAEIGMEHNLGLTCDPVGGLVQIPCIERNAIGAVKAVNAARLALHAHERMRVSLDQVIETMRQTGLDMSSKYKETSQGGLAVNVVEC; encoded by the coding sequence ATGCTGTCAGTTCTGGATCTTTTTCGCATCGGTATCGGGCCATCGAGTTCGCATACCGTTGGGCCGATGCGTATCGGGCGGCGCTTTATCACCAGCCTCAAGCGTCAGAATCGCCTGCACATGACAGTGAAGCTGACGGTTGAGCTGCAAGGCTCGCTTGCGCTGACCGGGGCGGGGCATGCGACGCCCAAGGCGGTAATCCTCGGGCTGATGGGGCTGAAACCCGAAACGCTGGATCCGGAATCCGCCGATGCGCTTGTCGAGCGCGCGCATAATGAAAAGCGCATGGCGCTCTCCGAGGATGTCACGATCGATTTCGATCCTGAGGCTGATATCGTCTTCGCCTATGATGTGATTCCCGACCTCCACCCGAACGGGATGAAGCTGATCGCGCATGACCGCGATGGTAATCGGCTTGCCGAACGGACTTACTATTCCACCGGCGGCGGCTTCATTGCCTCGCGACGGCAGCTGGAACGGCCCGCAAAGGATGACATCATCCGGGTCGGGACCGAGGTGCCCTATGCTTTCAGCTCCGCACAACAGATACTCGATTGGTGCGAGAATGAAGATCTGGCGATCCATGAGCTGATCTATGCCAATGAGGATGCTCGTCGGCCGCGTGCGGCGACTGACCAGGCGCTCGATCGGATTGCCGCTGTCATGATGGCGTGCGTTGATCGCGGACTGAAACATCAAGGCATGCTGCCCGGCGAACTGCAGGTGAAGCGCCGCGCGCCCGGCCTTTGGGCCAAGCTCAGCGCCACGCCGCAATCCAATGAACAGGAACAATTGTTCGACTGGCTCAACGTTTATGCCATGGCCGTGAACGAAGAAAATGCAGCCGGCGGCCAAGTCGTGACCGCGCCGACAAATGGCGCGGCGGGCATCATTCCTGCGGTGATCCGACATTATTGTCGGCGCGATGATATGGACCCGAGCGCGATCCGCAGATTCCTGCTCACCGCGGGCGGGATCGGGCTCCTCTACAAGCAGCGTGCTTCGATTTCGGGCGCCGAGATGGGCTGTCAGGGCGAGGTGGGCGTTGCCTGCTCAATGGCGGCGGCCGGGCTCGCTGCCGTCTGGGGCGGTACGCCGACACAGGTGGCTAGCGCAGCCGAGATTGGCATGGAGCATAATCTTGGCCTGACCTGCGATCCGGTTGGCGGGCTGGTGCAGATCCCCTGTATCGAGCGGAACGCCATCGGCGCGGTGAAGGCGGTCAACGCAGCGCGGCTCGCCCTTCACGCGCATGAGCGCATGCGGGTCAGCCTCGACCAGGTGATCGAGACGATGCGGCAGACCGGGCTCGACATGTCGTCCAAATATAAAGAGACGAGCCAGGGCGGGCTGGCCGTCAATGTCGTCGAATGCTGA